One Kitasatospora sp. MAP12-44 DNA segment encodes these proteins:
- a CDS encoding aminoglycoside phosphotransferase family protein, producing the protein MLFDEARARALLATACAAAGLPEPGGARLIALGENAVFDLGDPAVVAKVGRGPGLAERARGELAVARWLDGQGIPVVRAYRPQALTADGHPVTFWHRLAPAIAPARPADLAPLLRALHRLPAPPVALPRRDLLSGVERWLSAAEGHIDPADADFLRRRRDGFAAELADLTPQLTPGVIHGDALPRNVHLGADGPILLDLETVSDDLREHDLVVLALSHDRYGVPAADYRAFTDAYGWDVRDWSGCAVLRGARETASASWVAQQTPGNPAALAEFRRRVASLREGDGTVRWYAF; encoded by the coding sequence ATCCTTTTCGACGAGGCCCGTGCCCGCGCCCTGCTGGCCACCGCCTGCGCGGCGGCCGGGCTGCCCGAGCCGGGCGGCGCGCGGCTGATCGCGCTGGGCGAGAACGCCGTCTTCGACCTGGGCGACCCGGCCGTGGTCGCCAAGGTCGGCCGCGGTCCCGGGCTGGCCGAGCGGGCCCGCGGTGAACTCGCCGTCGCGCGCTGGCTGGACGGCCAGGGCATCCCGGTGGTCCGCGCCTACCGGCCGCAGGCCCTGACGGCGGACGGACACCCCGTCACCTTCTGGCACCGGCTGGCCCCCGCCATCGCCCCCGCCAGGCCGGCCGACCTCGCGCCGCTGCTGCGCGCGCTGCACCGGCTGCCCGCACCGCCCGTCGCGCTGCCGCGCCGCGACCTGCTGTCCGGGGTGGAGCGCTGGCTGAGCGCCGCCGAAGGGCACATCGACCCGGCCGACGCCGACTTCCTACGTCGGCGCCGGGACGGCTTCGCCGCCGAGCTGGCCGACCTGACACCGCAGCTGACCCCCGGCGTGATCCACGGCGACGCGCTGCCGCGCAATGTGCACCTGGGCGCCGACGGCCCGATCCTGCTCGACCTGGAGACCGTCTCGGACGACCTGCGCGAGCACGACCTGGTGGTCCTCGCCCTCAGCCACGACCGCTACGGCGTCCCGGCCGCCGACTACCGCGCCTTCACCGACGCCTACGGCTGGGACGTCCGCGACTGGTCCGGCTGCGCCGTGCTGCGCGGCGCCCGCGAGACGGCCAGCGCCTCCTGGGTCGCCCAGCAGACCCCGGGCAATCCGGCGGCCCTGGCCGAGTTCCGCCGCCGGGTCGCCTCACTGCGCGAGGGGGATGGCACAGTCCGCTGGTATGCCTTTTGA